From a region of the Halolamina sp. CBA1230 genome:
- the kdgK1 gene encoding bifunctional 2-dehydro-3-deoxygluconokinase/2-dehydro-3-deoxygalactonokinase, translated as MSLPAFDDGPRPTLATFGESMLRYSPPAGERLETADELAVHVGGAESNVAVAAARLGCEAAWLSKLPDSALARRVERGIREHGVEPIVARGSGRVGTYYLDAAGEPRGTSVLYDREDAAIRTATPDELAVDRVRSADAFYTSGITPALSETLAETTAALLRAAGEAGTARAFDLNYRSKLWTPAEAAARLRPLFEHIDVLIVAERDAERVLDREGEARTIAHSLAVEHDCETVVVTRGDAGAVAAHDGEIHECGALETDTVDPVGTGDAFVGGLLAGLLADGSVPEALDAATATAALKRTVAGDAAVVTPEEVAAVIEGGADGIDR; from the coding sequence ATGAGCCTCCCCGCGTTCGACGACGGCCCGCGACCGACGCTCGCCACGTTCGGCGAGAGCATGCTGCGGTACAGTCCCCCGGCCGGCGAGCGCCTCGAAACCGCCGACGAACTCGCGGTCCACGTCGGCGGCGCCGAGAGCAACGTCGCCGTCGCCGCGGCCCGACTCGGCTGCGAGGCGGCGTGGCTGTCGAAACTCCCCGACTCCGCGCTGGCCCGCCGGGTCGAACGCGGGATCCGCGAACACGGCGTCGAGCCGATCGTCGCACGTGGGAGCGGCCGCGTCGGCACGTACTACCTCGACGCCGCCGGCGAGCCGCGCGGTACGTCGGTCCTGTACGACCGCGAGGACGCGGCGATCCGGACGGCGACGCCCGACGAACTCGCGGTCGACCGCGTTCGGAGCGCGGACGCGTTCTACACCAGCGGTATCACCCCCGCGCTCTCGGAGACGCTGGCGGAGACGACCGCGGCGCTGCTCCGCGCCGCCGGGGAGGCCGGTACTGCCCGCGCGTTCGACCTGAACTACCGATCGAAGCTCTGGACGCCCGCCGAGGCGGCCGCGCGGCTCCGCCCGCTGTTCGAGCACATCGACGTGTTGATCGTCGCCGAGCGCGACGCCGAGCGAGTGCTGGACCGGGAGGGAGAGGCGCGGACGATCGCCCACAGTCTCGCGGTCGAACACGACTGCGAGACGGTCGTCGTCACTCGGGGCGACGCCGGCGCGGTGGCGGCCCACGACGGCGAGATCCACGAGTGCGGAGCGCTGGAGACCGACACCGTCGACCCGGTCGGGACCGGCGACGCGTTCGTCGGCGGCCTGCTCGCGGGGCTGCTGGCCGACGGCTCGGTCCCCGAGGCGCTCGACGCCGCGACCGCGACCGCGGCGCTGAAGCGGACTGTGGCGGGCGACGCGGCGGTGGTGACGCCGGAAGAAGTGGCGGCGGTGATCGAGGGTGGCGCGGACGGGATCGACCGCTGA
- a CDS encoding alcohol dehydrogenase catalytic domain-containing protein, whose translation MDAVVLRENGTPRLVDRPRPDPGPGEALVRIDRVGIDGTDREVLDGAHGDVEESMVLGHEAVGTVAEPNGTGLETDETVVPTVRRPPGAYNEYFRRGEPDMAPMDATVECGIDGADGFMAEYVAVPSEYLVPLPDRLAPYGFLVEPLSITAKALELASASREPFTWDRDRALVLGTGSLGLLTVPVLAEQFDAVYCLGRRDRDDPGVELAIEAGATYVDSRETPVDEIPEAHAPMDLVVEATGHPPHAVESVAALAPNGVAALLGVPEAQTTEVDLGAFHRELVLGNRAMVGSVNAGYTHFERAIEWLDAMPASVRSAFTEHVYPVEQFEAALDSDVIKAAVEIGP comes from the coding sequence ATGGATGCAGTCGTCCTGCGCGAGAACGGGACGCCGCGGCTCGTCGACCGGCCACGCCCCGACCCCGGGCCCGGCGAGGCGCTGGTCCGGATCGACCGCGTCGGTATCGACGGCACCGACCGCGAGGTGCTCGACGGCGCCCACGGCGACGTGGAGGAGTCGATGGTGCTCGGCCACGAGGCGGTCGGCACCGTCGCGGAGCCGAACGGGACGGGGCTCGAGACGGACGAGACGGTCGTGCCGACCGTCCGCCGACCGCCCGGCGCGTACAACGAGTACTTCCGGCGGGGGGAGCCGGACATGGCGCCGATGGACGCGACCGTCGAGTGCGGCATCGACGGCGCCGACGGGTTCATGGCCGAGTACGTCGCCGTCCCGAGCGAGTACCTCGTCCCGCTGCCGGACCGCCTCGCGCCGTACGGGTTTCTCGTCGAACCGCTGTCGATCACCGCGAAGGCGCTGGAACTGGCGTCCGCCTCCCGCGAGCCGTTCACGTGGGACCGCGACCGGGCGCTCGTGTTGGGCACGGGATCACTCGGGCTACTGACGGTTCCAGTGCTCGCCGAGCAGTTCGATGCAGTGTACTGTCTCGGCCGCCGTGACCGCGACGACCCTGGGGTCGAACTCGCGATAGAGGCGGGCGCGACGTACGTGGACTCCCGCGAGACGCCCGTCGACGAGATCCCCGAGGCGCACGCGCCGATGGATCTCGTCGTCGAGGCGACCGGCCACCCGCCGCACGCGGTGGAGTCGGTCGCGGCGCTCGCTCCCAACGGGGTCGCCGCGCTGCTGGGCGTTCCGGAAGCCCAGACGACCGAGGTTGATCTTGGGGCGTTCCACCGCGAGCTCGTGCTCGGCAACCGCGCGATGGTGGGGTCGGTCAACGCCGGCTACACCCACTTCGAGCGGGCGATCGAGTGGCTCGACGCGATGCCCGCGTCGGTCCGTTCGGCGTTCACCGAGCACGTCTACCCGGTCGAACAGTTCGAGGCGGCGCTGGACAGCGACGTTATCAAGGCGGCGGTCGAAATCGGCCCATGA
- the gfcR gene encoding transcriptional regulator GfcR yields MKNVDDLIEEARSLADRGFSKGEIADELNVSRETASWLVERAGATPAQSGGPGDIHVDWSAVGRDSSRLNHVAAAMADLLSKKGEDVDLTVGVEKAGGPLATTVATELDTDLATYTPRKHQWEEGSIENLEGGFSRNFAEVRERECYIVDDTITSGTTMQETIDAVRARGGEPVACGVLADKRGLDEVDGVPVYSLLQVIRVGDGA; encoded by the coding sequence ATGAAGAACGTCGACGACCTGATCGAGGAGGCGCGCTCGCTCGCCGACCGGGGGTTCTCGAAGGGAGAGATCGCGGACGAACTCAACGTCTCCCGGGAGACCGCCTCCTGGCTGGTCGAGCGGGCCGGCGCGACGCCCGCCCAGAGCGGTGGCCCGGGCGACATCCACGTCGACTGGTCGGCGGTCGGCCGGGACTCCTCCCGACTGAACCACGTCGCGGCGGCGATGGCGGACCTGCTCTCGAAGAAGGGCGAGGACGTGGATCTGACGGTCGGCGTCGAGAAGGCCGGGGGGCCGCTCGCCACGACGGTCGCCACGGAACTGGACACGGATCTCGCGACCTACACGCCCCGCAAGCACCAGTGGGAGGAGGGGAGCATCGAGAACCTGGAGGGCGGCTTCTCCCGCAACTTCGCGGAGGTCCGCGAGCGGGAGTGTTACATCGTCGACGACACCATCACCTCCGGCACCACGATGCAGGAGACCATCGACGCCGTGCGGGCCCGCGGGGGCGAGCCCGTCGCCTGCGGCGTGCTCGCGGACAAGCGCGGCCTCGACGAGGTCGACGGCGTGCCGGTGTACTCGCTGTTGCAGGTGATCCGGGTCGGCGACGGCGCCTGA
- a CDS encoding HAD hydrolase family protein, translating to MRNADRPGVDHHERLDRLYDEFDTASIRSLRDFVELFPPVDSTAALERWETARADFESRNGRVVDAFGGAYADIASRATRETATTAADLWAREGRAINVLVLDVDETLRSAGSTDNEIPRETLHLLTELHDDGVPIVICTGQTLENVKGFLIQGLGSELVHSGDLSVVYEAGNGVFTPGHGSDTKQLLYEDLAPSVRRVFEQVRSSALGDAPSSVARGCHLQGNEFSVTLKPNHETGSDDARAVIDEALRHQIDSLGRAVAAETGIEGSAEDEARAYYAAADDEIAAVLDRVDATVPAVEIPEPVQELFERIDVGYYEADAAEITSLELDKVAGVEAAFDVLGIEDPFALVLGDSKSDLRVMEWVERTDAGVAGAPKHASAVVLEHVRDTDGLLFDRGDAGTPLRTTLALNRLAKFETGDRG from the coding sequence ATGCGAAACGCCGACCGTCCGGGCGTCGACCACCACGAACGGCTCGACCGGCTGTACGACGAGTTCGACACCGCGTCGATCCGTTCCCTGCGGGATTTCGTCGAGCTGTTCCCGCCGGTGGACTCGACGGCGGCGCTCGAACGGTGGGAGACCGCCCGTGCGGACTTCGAGAGCCGGAACGGCCGCGTCGTCGACGCCTTCGGCGGGGCGTACGCCGACATCGCCAGCCGGGCGACCCGGGAGACGGCGACGACGGCCGCGGACCTGTGGGCGCGCGAGGGGCGGGCGATCAACGTGCTCGTGCTCGACGTGGACGAGACGCTGCGTTCGGCGGGGAGCACGGACAACGAGATCCCCCGCGAAACGCTGCACCTGCTGACGGAGCTCCACGACGACGGCGTCCCGATCGTGATCTGTACCGGCCAGACGCTGGAGAACGTGAAGGGCTTCCTCATCCAGGGGCTCGGCAGCGAACTCGTCCACTCGGGCGACCTGTCGGTGGTGTACGAGGCCGGCAACGGCGTGTTCACGCCCGGCCACGGCTCCGACACCAAGCAACTGCTGTACGAGGATCTCGCGCCGTCGGTCAGGCGCGTGTTCGAGCAGGTGCGGTCGAGCGCGCTCGGGGACGCCCCCTCATCGGTCGCACGGGGCTGTCACCTGCAGGGCAACGAGTTCAGCGTCACTCTCAAACCCAACCACGAGACCGGCAGCGACGACGCGCGGGCGGTGATCGACGAGGCGCTGCGCCACCAGATCGACTCGTTGGGGCGGGCGGTCGCCGCGGAGACGGGGATCGAGGGGAGCGCGGAAGACGAGGCCCGAGCGTACTACGCGGCCGCGGACGACGAGATCGCCGCGGTCCTCGATCGAGTCGATGCAACCGTCCCCGCTGTCGAGATCCCGGAGCCGGTTCAGGAGCTGTTCGAGCGCATCGACGTGGGGTACTACGAGGCCGACGCCGCGGAGATCACGTCGCTCGAACTCGACAAGGTCGCGGGCGTGGAGGCCGCCTTCGACGTGCTCGGCATCGAGGACCCGTTCGCGCTGGTGCTCGGCGACTCGAAGTCGGACCTGCGGGTGATGGAGTGGGTCGAGCGCACCGACGCCGGCGTCGCGGGCGCGCCGAAGCACGCCTCCGCGGTGGTGCTGGAGCACGTCCGCGACACCGACGGCCTGCTGTTCGACCGCGGCGACGCCGGCACGCCGCTGCGAACGACGCTGGCGCTGAACCGACTGGCGAAGTTCGAGACCGGCGATCGAGGCTGA